One Neodiprion pinetum isolate iyNeoPine1 chromosome 1, iyNeoPine1.2, whole genome shotgun sequence genomic window carries:
- the net gene encoding transcription factor ATOH8 isoform X1, giving the protein MNGHVVESTCQLSDFMKAGVMSASERDAGFCSGGDEDDMSGLHSPSASEDSVEVQVTPISLRNKRKLAEPRKIQEPCTAPLKKRRFEQVEEVASVGDEESRPATCSSPSPFRPWSTTTGKSGDPKPQTVPERPPPTDEETRRRHEARFQEEVLLRLREDDIPSASSPPLGHHRKHEVLQRFEPPPPPPAPAVLPHPRLQDEPLALVLRGEAPRVPSHPGVSGSFERVGYPLEHVIQHPNDGQARSQSGQQRNYKNMTRERRIEANARERTRVHTISAAFDTLRRAIPAYSHNQKLSKLSVLRIACSYIMTLSKIANTPEGDGATSPALGACVDLVSRTIQTEGKLRKKKDE; this is encoded by the coding sequence CTGGCGTGATGTCCGCATCGGAGAGGGACGCTGGTTTCTGCAGCGGAGGTGACGAGGATGACATGTCGGGTCTGCACTCGCCGAGTGCCTCGGAGGACAGCGTCGAGGTCCAGGTGACACCGATATCGCTTAGGAACAAGCGAAAGCTCGCTGAGCCGAGAAAAATCCAGGAACCTTGTACAGCGCCGTTGAAGAAACGGCGTTTCGAGCAGGTCGAGGAGGTCGCCTCGGTCGGCGACGAGGAGTCGAGGCCAGCGACGTGCTCGTCGCCGTCGCCCTTCCGGCCATGGAGCACGACTACGGGGAAAAGCGGGGATCCGAAGCCGCAGACCGTCCCGGAAAGGCCGCCACCGACCGACGAAGAGACGCGGAGAAGGCACGAGGCCCGGTTCCAGGAGGAGGTCCTCCTCAGGCTCCGGGAGGACGACATCCCCTCCGCCTCCTCGCCGCCCCTCGGCCACCACCGCAAGCACGAGGTCCTTCAGAGGTTCGAACCACCCCCGCCGCCTCCGGCACCCGCGGTCCTTCCGCACCCTCGGCTGCAGGACGAACCACTGGCGCTTGTCCTGCGTGGTGAGGCGCCACGTGTCCCGTCGCATCCTGGGGTCAGCGGGAGCTTCGAGAGGGTAGGATATCCCCTGGAACACGTTATTCAACACCCTAACGACGGCCAGGCGAGATCGCAGAGCGGCCAGCAGCGGAACTACAAGAACATGACCCGGGAGCGCAGGATAGAGGCGAACGCCAGAGAGCGGACCAGGGTTCACACCATCAGCGCGGCATTCGACACCCTCAGACGCGCCATTCCCGCATATTCGCATAATCAGAAATTGTCAAAGCTCTCTGTCCTCAGGATCGCCTGCAGCTACATCATGACACTTAGCAAGATCGCGAACACTCCGGAGGGTGATGGCGCCACCAGTCCTGCCCTCGGCGCATGCGTAGATCTTGTTTCGCGCACCATTCAGACGGAGGGAAAattgaggaagaaaaaggatgAGTAG
- the net gene encoding transcription factor ATOH8 isoform X2 — translation MSASERDAGFCSGGDEDDMSGLHSPSASEDSVEVQVTPISLRNKRKLAEPRKIQEPCTAPLKKRRFEQVEEVASVGDEESRPATCSSPSPFRPWSTTTGKSGDPKPQTVPERPPPTDEETRRRHEARFQEEVLLRLREDDIPSASSPPLGHHRKHEVLQRFEPPPPPPAPAVLPHPRLQDEPLALVLRGEAPRVPSHPGVSGSFERVGYPLEHVIQHPNDGQARSQSGQQRNYKNMTRERRIEANARERTRVHTISAAFDTLRRAIPAYSHNQKLSKLSVLRIACSYIMTLSKIANTPEGDGATSPALGACVDLVSRTIQTEGKLRKKKDE, via the coding sequence ATGTCCGCATCGGAGAGGGACGCTGGTTTCTGCAGCGGAGGTGACGAGGATGACATGTCGGGTCTGCACTCGCCGAGTGCCTCGGAGGACAGCGTCGAGGTCCAGGTGACACCGATATCGCTTAGGAACAAGCGAAAGCTCGCTGAGCCGAGAAAAATCCAGGAACCTTGTACAGCGCCGTTGAAGAAACGGCGTTTCGAGCAGGTCGAGGAGGTCGCCTCGGTCGGCGACGAGGAGTCGAGGCCAGCGACGTGCTCGTCGCCGTCGCCCTTCCGGCCATGGAGCACGACTACGGGGAAAAGCGGGGATCCGAAGCCGCAGACCGTCCCGGAAAGGCCGCCACCGACCGACGAAGAGACGCGGAGAAGGCACGAGGCCCGGTTCCAGGAGGAGGTCCTCCTCAGGCTCCGGGAGGACGACATCCCCTCCGCCTCCTCGCCGCCCCTCGGCCACCACCGCAAGCACGAGGTCCTTCAGAGGTTCGAACCACCCCCGCCGCCTCCGGCACCCGCGGTCCTTCCGCACCCTCGGCTGCAGGACGAACCACTGGCGCTTGTCCTGCGTGGTGAGGCGCCACGTGTCCCGTCGCATCCTGGGGTCAGCGGGAGCTTCGAGAGGGTAGGATATCCCCTGGAACACGTTATTCAACACCCTAACGACGGCCAGGCGAGATCGCAGAGCGGCCAGCAGCGGAACTACAAGAACATGACCCGGGAGCGCAGGATAGAGGCGAACGCCAGAGAGCGGACCAGGGTTCACACCATCAGCGCGGCATTCGACACCCTCAGACGCGCCATTCCCGCATATTCGCATAATCAGAAATTGTCAAAGCTCTCTGTCCTCAGGATCGCCTGCAGCTACATCATGACACTTAGCAAGATCGCGAACACTCCGGAGGGTGATGGCGCCACCAGTCCTGCCCTCGGCGCATGCGTAGATCTTGTTTCGCGCACCATTCAGACGGAGGGAAAattgaggaagaaaaaggatgAGTAG